The stretch of DNA GATCGGAGTGATGAGCATATGGATTTCTGGGCCATTGATCTGGACCGGCTGCGCGTATACTTTCATCATGAGTCCGGAGGCTTCCCCGATGACCCGCCATCAGTCCGCCACGGCAGGTGAGCTACGATGAGAGATCAGCACACGGTGCTTTGAAGCCATAGGTTTGGATTTTCAGCGTATTTCACCGCAATGTTTCTCAACCGAAAAAATTCCGATAGAACTGCGTCTAACTTGTTGTAACTAGATATCTCCCTGCCGTTGAATTCCGAACCGTTGGAAACACCCCGACATGTCCGATTCCCATCTCTGCACCATCGCCCAGCATGGCGTCGCCTGGCTCACCATGAACCGCCCCGAGAAGCGGAATGCCCTCACACGGACATTACTGGCGGAGTTGTTGGTCGATGTCCGCAAATTAGCGGCGAATTCTGATGTGCGGGTGATCGTCTTGAACTCAACCGGCCCGGTGTTTTGCGCCGGGATGGATTTGGCCGAAATGCAGGAGGTCGCTCAAAGTCCCGACGCGGAAGATTTTTGGCAGCAAGACGCACAACTTTTTTGCGACCTGCTCACTGCCCTGTTCACCGCCCCCAAGCCGGTGATCGCCATGCTGCAAGGTCCAGTCCTTGCCGGCGGCGTTGGATTAGTTCTCGCCTGCGATCTGGTGCTGGCCGCCGACACCGCCTTTTTCTCGCTCCCCGAACCGCGGCGCGGCATTGTCGCCTCGATCGTCACCCCGCTCTTGGCCTATCGCGCTACCGCCGGTGGCGCCTCGTCGTTACTCCTTTCCGGGGAACGCATCGCTGCCACCCGCGCCCGAGAATGCGGCCTCTGCCACGATGTCGTCTCAGCCGAAGAGCTGAGCGGACGCCTGGAAGAACTGATCGCCGCACTGCTGACCAATTCACCGCAAGCCCTGGCCGAAACCAAACGCCAGTTGATGGTCACCGCCGGCGCCAACGTCGTTCAACAACTCGAAGCGGCCGTCGATGCCTCCGCAGCAGCACGAAAAACAACCGATGCGCGCGAGGGACTCGCTGCTTTCCTAGAAAAACGATCGCCCCATTGGCAGCCGGAAGATTAACCTACCGCGTACGGCGCGACTATTTCTCCAACCCCTCAAACAAGCGGCTGCCAATACGCACCATCGTCGCCCCTTCCTCGATGGCGATTTCCAAATCGCCCGACATCCCCATCGAAAGTTCCGGCAACGCAAGTCCCTCGTGCGCAGCAATCAGTTCGTCACGCAGATTCCGCAAACCGGCAAACGTCGCGCGGGCTTCACCAGGATCACGCGATTCGGGCGCCATCGTCATCAGTCCGCTCACCTCGACATGCCGACACTCCGCAACGGCATCCCAAGACGCGCGCAACTCCTCAGGAGCAAACCCCCCCTTGGTCGCCTCGCCGCTGACATTCACCTGCAACAGCACCCGGGACGTCAGATTCAATTCTTCCGCCACACGATCGACCGCCCGCAATAGCTTCAGCGAATCAATCGAATGGATCAATCCGGCGACCGGCAATGTTTTACGAATTTTATTACGTTGCAAATGCCCGATGAAATGCCAACAAACCTCGTCGCCCAGCAACGGACTCCGCTGGATCAATTGTTGAGGCCGTGATTCCCCCAACTCGGTCACCCCCATCGCAACCAACGCCTGCACCCATTCCCATTGGGCATATTTGACCACCGCAATCAACGTCACCGATGACGATTCGCGTCCCACGCGTGCGCAGGCATCGGCAATTTGTTGCTGTACCGATTCGTAATTCCGATGAATCGTCTCAGATGTCGTTGTCATCAATGTCGTTCACTCGTTGCTGTCACTAGCATAAGTCGCGGGCGCAAGTCATCTGCTTTGGTGCCTACCGAGAAACACAGCCTCCTATGCTGCACCTCCCATCCCAGACCATACGTCGCCCGCGCCTCTGAATCAATCGAATCGGCTGTCACGTCGGTCAAGCATTTGCCAAAGACCGACGATTTTGTTAATGGTCTAAACCCGGCTACCGTTTATGCAATGTACTTCATGATGCACCACTTTACTCTGTTTGATTTCAACGAGGATTCGATGAGTTCCACAACTTGGTTGACACGATGCAGCCTCTTCGCTGCATCTCTGGTGATTTTCTCGCAGTCCGTGACCGCGGCAGAACCGAAACCCGAATTGTTGTGGCCTGATGGTGCTCCCGGTGCGGTGGGCGACGAACCGCTCGACAAACCGACGATCACTATCTTTCCTGCCCCAGCGGACATCGCCAACGGCGCTGCCGTGGTGGTTTGTCCCGGTGGAGGATATGGGGGATTGGCGGCTGGCTACGAAGGGGACGACGTTGCACGTTGGCTCAATACGCTGGGTGTGACCGGCGTCGTCTTACGTTATCGACTCGGGCCACGCTATCACCACCCTGCCCCGCTGCAGGACGCCCAACGCGCAATTCGCACCATCCGTGCGCGGGCCAAGTCCCTAGGCATCGACCCCGAGCGGATTGGGATTCTCGGCTTTTCCGCCGGTGGCCATCTGACCTCCACAGCCGCCACGCATTTTGACAACGGCGAAGGCAAATCGGCTGACCCAATTCAACGCGAGAGCAGCCGGCCCGATTTTGCCATCCTTTGCTATCCGGTGATTTCCATGACCGATGAAGCAATGACACACAAGGGTTCGCGGAGAAATCTTTTAGGCGACAAACCCTCAGCAGAGTTGATGAATTCGGTCTCCAGTGAGAAGCAAGTCACGGAAAATACTCCCCCCTGCTTTTTGTGGCACACAACCGGCGACAAAGGCGTGCCCTCTGAAAATAGCATTGCGTTTTATTTGGCATGCAAAGAAAAAGGGGTGCCGGTGGAGATACACATCTTCGAAAAAGGACGTCACGGCTTGGGGTTGGGCAAACCGGACGAGGCCGTTTCAGCTTGGCCTCCCTTGTGTGCGACATGGTTGAAGGAACGCGGCCTTTTGAACAAAAAGTAAAGCGGCCTTGGTAATGATGGCGGTAGATTGCGACAGTTGCGTGAAGCAGGTCACAGTGATTTCAAGTCTGCGTGACTATGATGCATGCAGACGACAGTCGGGACTGCGCAAAGGTCACGTTCAATGGTAGTGCGAAGGGAGTCTGGGAAATGCAAAAGTCTGACCGACTTGTGTTGGTCTTAATGGTGGGTGGCGTGCTGGTCATGTTGTTGTGGATGATACGCGCCGCGAATCTGTTCCCCTCCTCAGACTCGCCCCAACCCGGGTTTGGCCTCGCTCCGGGAGCCCCGGCCCCGGCCATCAAGGCCGTCGGTTGGATCAACGGTGAAGCCCCGACTGCGGAATCACTCGAAGGTAAAGTGGTTGTTGTGGATGCTTGGGCGTATTGGTGCGGCTACTGCATGCAGGACGCACCGGAATTGATCGCACTCTACAAAACCTATGAGGGGCAAGAAGACGTCGTTTTTATCGGGCTGACCGCAGAAGGTGAAGCAAACTTAAGCGACTCGCGGGAGTTTGTAAAACAGGCGGGGTATCCGTGGCCCAACGGTTACGGCGCCTACGAAACCATGCTGCAATACGGCAACAGCTACTTGCCTGCTGCGTGGGTGATCGGCCGTGATGGCAAGGTCACTTGGAACTTGGGGATGGAGCACATCGAAAGCATGAAAGAAGCGATCGACCGCGCTTTGGCGACTCCGCCCCCCAACGCTGCTCCAACCGAAGAAGAAGCTGCAGCCACCGCCGATGGCCCTAAAAACGCCGCTGACAGCGCTGATTCCAATGAATCCCCAGCCGAGTAACACTCCTATCGGTAGACAACATCCACAGGGATGGTGATAATCCTTGTTCGCTGAAAATCGGCCACCGACGCGTGTTTTTGTGGTTGTTTTGGCGAGATCAATGCCGGGCGTTTTCTTTTCAGCGGTCCGCCAATACCAAGCCATTGCCCTCGCATTCGGCGACGCAAACACGATTTGCTGCCTATCTTTTCTAAGAATCCAACAATCGAATGGCCGACTCTCTTTCTCCATCCCGCATTCAAGAATTGCGGGACCGACATTACAACGCCACCGTGGTGGACCTGCGGCTCATCCATGACGAATTGATGGTCATCCGCATCCGCCCCGACGAGCCCTTCCCGCAATTTCGCGGCGGACAATATACGGTCATCGGTCTGGGCAACTGGGAACCGCGCACTTCCGGTTCGCAAGCGGAGCAACTCAGTGAAAAAGACCTGAAAAAGGTCGTCAAGCGCGCCTACTCCATATCCTGCCCGGTCCTTGTGGATGGCAAATTGGTAGCCGCTCACGATATGGATTATCTCGAATTTTATATCGCCCTGGTCCGTGTCGCCGATCGCAAGCCACCGGCGCTGACACCGCGACTGTTCGCGCTCAACAGCGGCGATCGGTTATTTCTCGGCGGCAAAATTACCGGACATTACACGCTGGAGCAGGTCGCCGATGACGATGATGTAATCCTGCTGGCCACCGGAACCGGCGAAGCGCCGCACAACGCCATGCTCGCTGAACTGCTACAGCGCGGGCATCGCGGTAGGATCGTTAGCGCTGTCTGCGTGCGGTACCGTAGCGATTTGGCCTACATCGACACCCACAAACAGGTCGTCGCCGATCATCCCACGTATGCCTATTGTCCAATGACCACCCGGGAGCCGGAAAACCTCGACGAAGCTCACCCCAATTATGTCGGCAAGCAATACCTGCAAAAGTTCATCACGTCCGGCGAACTGGAAGACGCACTCGGCCATCCGCTGAACCCTGCCAAAACGCACGTCTTTTTGTGCGGCAATCCGGCGATGATCGGCATCCCTGAAATCAACGACGGTCAACGCGTTTATCCGCAGCCGACCGGTGTGATCGAAATTCTTGAACAGCGCGGCTTCCAAGCCGACGAAACCGGCGCGCCGGGCAATATACATTTTGAGAAATACTGGTAATGGGTTATACGGATTTCGATTTTCTAGTTTAGGATTTCCCACGCAACCCCCTTCCCCGACGAAAGGTCCCCTCCCCTCATGGGTGAAGTCTTTACCCCACTCGATCTGGTGATTTTCTTTGTGGCCTTGATCGTGGTGATGGGGGTCGGCCTCTATGCCGGACGCAAGGAAGAGACCTCAGGCGATTACTATCTCGCCGGTCGTAGCGTCCGCTGGTGGGGTGTCGCCGGGTCGATCTTCGGCAGCAACGTGAGCGCCAACCACATGGTCGGCATGATGGGGGTCGGCTTTACGATCGGCTTCGCTCAAAGCCACTTCGAGCTAGGCGCCATCGCCGGTTTGATGCTGCTCTGTTACGGGTTTTTGCCAGTCTATCGCAAGTTAAACCTCTACACGCTCTCCGAATATTTGGAAAAGCGCTACGACGCGCGGAGCCGTATCAGCTACGCCGTGATCATGGTGCTGATCATGGTCGTCGTCCAAATGGGACCGGGCCTCTACATTGGTGCCCGTTCGATCTGCCTCGTTCTGGGGGGCGACGCGGTGCATGAAGTCGAAGCGGAAGGCGCCGACGAGGGGCTGACGAGTATTCAGGTCAATACAAACTACTATTACGGATTCGTCATCGCGCTGTCAGTCGTCGCAGCCGCGTATACGATTCAAGGCGGACTCAAAGCGGTCATCATGACCGACGTGCTGCAATCGGTGCTGCTGTTGGCTGCGGGGCTGGTCGTCGCTTGGTTGACCTTCCACCGTTTGGGAGGCTGGGGCGCAATGATGTCGCTCGATGCCGCTCAAGATGGTGCGCAAAAAATGCACCTGTACCTCCCTTCGAACCACGCACAACTCCCCTGGACCGGTGTGCTCACCGGCCTGATGGCGATGCACTTTTTCTACTGGGGGACGAATCAGTTCATCGTACAACGCGCCCTGGGCGCGCAGTCCGATGCCGAGGCGCGATTAGGAATCGTCACCGCTGGGTTTTTGAAGCTATTGATCCCGTTTTTCAGCATCTGCGGAGGCGTGGCCGCGTTTTATCTTTTCCGTCGCGAATTGCCCGAAGAGAAGATCGACTCCGATGCGGTTTTCACCCGATTGGTGCTGTTGATCATCCCAGCCGGTTACGGCATCGTCGGACTGATCTCTGCCGGCGTGATCGGCGCGATCTTGTCCTCGGTCGATTCGATGATGAACTCTGCCGCCACCATCGTGGCGGTCGACCTCTATCAGCGTTACATCAATCCCCAGGCGACCGACCGGCAGATGATCTGGATCGGCCGCGTGGCGATTGTGGTCTTTGTCATCATTGCGGCGCTCGTTGCAATATTTATCCTCGACCCCAACTCAACGGACAATTTCTTTTTACAAATCGCCAACTATCAAAATTACTTTACTCCCGGGCTGTTGATCGCGTTTGCCATGGGCATGTTTTGGCGGCGCGGCACCGCCACGGCCGGTTTCGCGACGATTGTCGCCGGCGTGGTGTTCTCCTGGGGTGTCGAAGCGGGTTACAACCACTACGTCGGCGGCGGACTGAGCCGCGAGGCATACGAATTGGTGCTCAACCCCGACCAACTCGAGAATATGACCGAAGAAAAAGTGTTCCCCGAGGAACTAAAAGGCATGACCCACGAGCAGCGCACGGAATTCCTTGCTACCCAAGAATCACAGATGTCGACCACCGTGCGATATTTTGGACCGCAATTGAACTTCTTTCACCGCGTCGTGTTTGTTTTGGGACTCAGCGCCATCGTCTATGTCCTGGTCAGTTTTGTAACGCACCGTGATCCCGAAAAGGAACGCTACACTTGGACCGATCTGGGGGGCCATGCGCCCGAAGATTTACGCCACATTTTCCTGGCCATCCTCGCCTCCATCCTGGTCTTCGCCCTTTTAGGTACGCTGTTGTACCACGACATCCTCACCCCATTGCTCTCAGCCAGTATGGCGTTCCTTTGGACCCTTGTATTATTCGCGCGAGCGGCGGGAACTTCGATTGCCAAACGACTCGCCTCCGGTAACAAAGATGCCGGAAGGTCAGCCATAGTCCTGTGGATCACCGAAGACCGCCTCTGGGCCGGACTGCTCTGCGGCTGGGCGGTGTTTATGATGTATTACTTCAAGTGATCCCATCACCGACGGTCCGCTCAGATCAACTCAGCAATCGGCGCACCATTCGGCAGAATAGGCGTGGGGCGGCCGCCGTGGTCAGGGAAATGCGTCGTCAACGGTACGCCGAGGTGTTTGTACCATGTGGCCAACAGATCGTTGGGCCTCACCAACCGGCTGAGGACTTCGTCCCCCTTGGAATTCGTCGCCCCCACCGCTTGGCCCATCGGCATGCCGCCGCCGGAGAGAAACACTGACATCGTGCGGCCCCAATGTTCGCGACCCGGCTGGCCTTTAAAATTGCTCAACCGTGGCGTATGCGACATTTCTCCCATCACGACCAACAACACATCATCTTGCAGACCGCGGGAGTGGATATCCTCCACCAGTGCTGAGACGACTTGGTCGAGCACCGGCAGGCGGATTTTCATTTGCTCAAAAATATTCCACACCGACGCATGGTCATCCCAACTGAACGCCTTTTGTCCGGGAACCGTTGCAAAGTCAATGGAAACAATCCGCGCTCCCGCTTCGACTAATCGTCTCGCCAGCAGACAACGCTGCCCCACCGCATGCCGTCCGTAACGGTCACGCGTGCGCGGATCTTCGCGGCCGATATCAAAGGCCTCCCGAGCAGCATCGCCGGTCAGCATGGCGACCGCTTTGTGGTTGAATTCATCCACCGAATCCATCATCCCCGACGCATCGACGTCGCGGCGGTATTGGTCGAATTCTTTGAGCAAGTCGAGTCGCTGCGCGAATTGCGGTTTGGTCATCCCGGCCAACGAGGTATTCGGTACGCTGAATTTGTCGGAGTTGGGATCCGCTTTGACAACAAACGGATTGTGCGCCGTTCCAAGATACGCGCCGCCTTGATAGCGCGTAAAAGGCATGGCAACCAACGGCGGCATCCCATCGACGCGGCTCCCCAGGAGTTTGCCCGTGACGGCAAACAAGTCAGGATGATCCGGGGCATATGGAGGCTGTTCCAAGGCGTTGCCTGGATAGCCCGATAACATCGTATGCGTGCTATTCACATGCCCCGGGCTGTCGTGACTGATCGAGCGGACGAGAGCGAACTTGTCGCCCAGCCCGGCCAATTTCGGCAGGTGCTCGCTGATTTCTAAACCAGGAACGTTCGTCGCAATCGGATCGAACTCTCCCCGAAATTCCGCTGGCGCTTGCGGTTTGAGGTCGAACGTCTCCATGTGACTCGGACCGCCCCACAGCCACAGCAAAATGATCGACTTGCCGCCCGTTGCGGATTGCCCAGCTGAAGCGGCCAAACTTTCGGCGCGTAACAAATCCGCCAACCCTAAAGCGGACCATCCCACCAATCCGGAGCGCAAAAATGTCCTGCGACGCATTGTGCCGATACAAGAAGTAGGTGGCTGTGGGGAGTGCGTCATCTCAAAAGGGCCAGTGAGGTTATTTGTAAGCCGGTATTAGGAAACAGGTGGTCGATACCTTATTGAACATCTGCGAAAAATAGTCTTCGGCATAAACAACAACCGCCGGACTGTCATATCAGCAGATGTCGATCTATCTTACTTAAAACCACCCGCTTTGCCAGTCCGATTGAGCGACTTCGCCGACCAGGAGCGGTTTAATAGTTATTGCCAACATGCCAGGCGAGCCTCGATGCCTGCCCACCCCGAGTTTCCAGTCCCACCCTGGGCTTCTCACCACCTGTCAGATCATGTAAAAGCAAAAACGCAATAGGCCGATTGGGCTGGGTTTTTGAGCGAAAACAGAAAGTGAAGCCGATGTTCCGGATGACCGTGCGCTGCTTGTTGTTAGTCGTGATTTGCGGAGTGTTTACCACGCCGTCGAACGCTGCCGATGCGTATTCGCTTGTCGAAGACTATACGAATCCCCGCGAATTCGCTGTGACGGTCGAAATGAAAGTCACCGGCAAGATGCAAGCTTCCGCCGGTGATAAAAAAACGGCGATCAACATGAAGCTGAACGCCAATGCGGAACTCGATTACGATGAGCGGCGCTTACCCCCTGCCGGACGGGATTCCCGGGCACTGCGCTGCGTGCGGTATTATCGATCCGCGCATGCCAACATCCAAGTCGACGGTCAAACCACCTTGCCCAGGCTGCGACAAAAAAACAAATTGATCGTCGCCGAAGGACAACCCAACGGAGTGCGGTACCACAGCCCGGAGCGTCCCCTGTACTTCACCGAATTGCAATTACTGGGTGCTCCCGGAGACAGCCTGGCCGTTCTGGCCCTGTTGCCTAGCCGCGATGTGGAAATCGGGGAATCATGGAAGCTCGAGGATTGGACGGCTCAATTCTTTACGTCGCTGGAAGCTGTCGAAAAGGGGGGGATCGAGTGTACGGCCAAATCGTTGGAGAACGATTTGTTGCAGGTCCATTTCGCCGGCGAGTTGACCGGCGCCATCTATGGCGCCTTTACGACTGTCACGGTCGACGGTGATTTCTGGTTTGATGTGAAGAATCACTATGTGACAAAAATGGAACTCAAACAATCCGAAAAACGGACCATCGGCGTGGTCTCGCAAGGTTTGGATGTCGAAGCTCAAGTCACCATGAACCGCACCCTCAAATCGGGTGAAAAATCGTTGTCGGACGAATCGCTGGCCGGCGTTCCCTTGGAACCGAATCCGGCGAATTTGCTGATCGCCTTCGATTCCAATGCCTGGAACGTCCGCTTTTTCCACGATCGTTTGTGGCACCTCTACAAACACGAACGGGACGCCGCTGCTTTTCGACTGGTCGATCACGGCAGTTTCCTCGCCCAATGCAAGATCGCCCCGCTCAAATCAGCAAAGCCGGGCAAACACCTTTCCGAAGATCGATTTCTCAAAGACATTCAAACGACCTTGGGAGACCAGTTCCACGGCGTCACGTCGGTCGAGCAGGTCAAAGGCAAAGCGGTCGATGGTGAAGAGGGACGTTACATCTATCGCGTCGAGACCTTCGGAAAAATCGGCGACCATGAAGTGACCTGGATCCACTACCTGATTGCAGCGCCGGATGGACGTCAAATCGCGTTGATTTTCACGGTGGGCAAAGACGTTCAAGAAAAATTCGAAGGCCGCGATCTCCAACTCGCCACCAGCGTCGAATTCCTGCCCGTTGCCAATTCGGCTCAACAAGCGGCTGAACCGACACAAGCTGATCGGACCAAATGACCGCTGGACGTTAAAACCGTCACAATCGGTGATTTTGTGACCCGATCTGTTGTGAAAAGACAACACTGACCGTCCCCGCAAGCCGCCTGCGGGCTACGTTTTTGGTGTAACGGGCCACCTTGCTACACCTACTGAGATGCGGTCGTGGGTGCGCCTTCACCACAGCGATTTTCATAACGGTCAAATGCAATGAATGCTTCAATTTCAAGCGAACTGGGAAACATCAGTTCCTCGTTTTGGATCATGGTGTTGTTGGCTGTTGCAATTGCCGCAGGAACGGGATTCGCAGCCGGAATCTTCTATGCGCGTTGGAGCGACAAACGCTCATTCTCAAAAGCGCGGGCCGGTGTGGCTCAACTCTTTCAAACCGTGATCTCCACCATCGATACCGCGCAAGAGGTTTGTCGCCTGTTGGAAAAATGTCCCGGGACGTTTCTAAAGCCCAATCAAACCGAGCAATTGGTCCAGAAACGCAACGGCTTATTAGAGGCGATTTCCGGTTTGGTGCGACGTCACGATCCCAGCTACGATGCGACCCCCTCACCGGTTGTGGCCCCTTCCCCTGAGCCGACGCCGTTTAACGTCGAGTGGACGATTGAACCGACTGACCCGGCAACCGGATTACCGGGACGGCAGGCATTCGACGAGAACCTCGCACTGTTGATGAACGCCGGGCAAGAGAGTGAACGGACAAGCGGTCTGCTATTGATTAAGATCGACAAGTTCGAAAATCTCCGGAGCCGCCTCGGTGTGGGAGACAGCGACAAGCTTGTCAAAAAAATGATGGCCGTCGTCTGCCGATCCGTCCGCGATGAGGATTTGGTCTGCCGCTATTCCGCTGACATGCTGGCCATCTTGATGCCTGACACCGATCCTGAAACCGGACGGTCAGTCGCCGGAGCCGCCCGAGATTCCATTCGCGCGTATCATTTTCGCGTTGAGGAGCATGGTCCGGAGATCTTTGTAACAGCCAGTTTTGGCTACACCGCTTGCCGCCCGCTGGATAATCCCGATCTCGCCGTCAATCGCGGTGCGGATGCATTGTCTAAGTCACAGCAGCGCGGACGCAATCAACTGCATGCGCATGATGGTCAATCGATCAAACATTGCCTCGCCGGCTGAGCCTTCCCGCTCCGATCGAATACACCAGAGAAACGCTCTTCTCTGGTGAAAAAGTCATTCCTGGGCCAGATTTTCCTTCCGCCACCGCTGCCATTTGTCGCGTGGTGATTGTCGACCGTTGAGTCGAATTCATGAAATCCGACCCAACAGCGGCACGACGTTGACCGTAAGCTATTTGAGCCGACTATATTAGGCTTTTTCCGCAACGGGCGGATGGTCAACTGC from Symmachiella dynata encodes:
- a CDS encoding DUF1501 domain-containing protein is translated as MRRRTFLRSGLVGWSALGLADLLRAESLAASAGQSATGGKSIILLWLWGGPSHMETFDLKPQAPAEFRGEFDPIATNVPGLEISEHLPKLAGLGDKFALVRSISHDSPGHVNSTHTMLSGYPGNALEQPPYAPDHPDLFAVTGKLLGSRVDGMPPLVAMPFTRYQGGAYLGTAHNPFVVKADPNSDKFSVPNTSLAGMTKPQFAQRLDLLKEFDQYRRDVDASGMMDSVDEFNHKAVAMLTGDAAREAFDIGREDPRTRDRYGRHAVGQRCLLARRLVEAGARIVSIDFATVPGQKAFSWDDHASVWNIFEQMKIRLPVLDQVVSALVEDIHSRGLQDDVLLVVMGEMSHTPRLSNFKGQPGREHWGRTMSVFLSGGGMPMGQAVGATNSKGDEVLSRLVRPNDLLATWYKHLGVPLTTHFPDHGGRPTPILPNGAPIAELI
- a CDS encoding TlpA family protein disulfide reductase → MQKSDRLVLVLMVGGVLVMLLWMIRAANLFPSSDSPQPGFGLAPGAPAPAIKAVGWINGEAPTAESLEGKVVVVDAWAYWCGYCMQDAPELIALYKTYEGQEDVVFIGLTAEGEANLSDSREFVKQAGYPWPNGYGAYETMLQYGNSYLPAAWVIGRDGKVTWNLGMEHIESMKEAIDRALATPPPNAAPTEEEAAATADGPKNAADSADSNESPAE
- a CDS encoding ferredoxin--NADP reductase, producing the protein MADSLSPSRIQELRDRHYNATVVDLRLIHDELMVIRIRPDEPFPQFRGGQYTVIGLGNWEPRTSGSQAEQLSEKDLKKVVKRAYSISCPVLVDGKLVAAHDMDYLEFYIALVRVADRKPPALTPRLFALNSGDRLFLGGKITGHYTLEQVADDDDVILLATGTGEAPHNAMLAELLQRGHRGRIVSAVCVRYRSDLAYIDTHKQVVADHPTYAYCPMTTREPENLDEAHPNYVGKQYLQKFITSGELEDALGHPLNPAKTHVFLCGNPAMIGIPEINDGQRVYPQPTGVIEILEQRGFQADETGAPGNIHFEKYW
- a CDS encoding alpha/beta hydrolase — translated: MSSTTWLTRCSLFAASLVIFSQSVTAAEPKPELLWPDGAPGAVGDEPLDKPTITIFPAPADIANGAAVVVCPGGGYGGLAAGYEGDDVARWLNTLGVTGVVLRYRLGPRYHHPAPLQDAQRAIRTIRARAKSLGIDPERIGILGFSAGGHLTSTAATHFDNGEGKSADPIQRESSRPDFAILCYPVISMTDEAMTHKGSRRNLLGDKPSAELMNSVSSEKQVTENTPPCFLWHTTGDKGVPSENSIAFYLACKEKGVPVEIHIFEKGRHGLGLGKPDEAVSAWPPLCATWLKERGLLNKK
- a CDS encoding YggS family pyridoxal phosphate-dependent enzyme codes for the protein MTTTSETIHRNYESVQQQIADACARVGRESSSVTLIAVVKYAQWEWVQALVAMGVTELGESRPQQLIQRSPLLGDEVCWHFIGHLQRNKIRKTLPVAGLIHSIDSLKLLRAVDRVAEELNLTSRVLLQVNVSGEATKGGFAPEELRASWDAVAECRHVEVSGLMTMAPESRDPGEARATFAGLRNLRDELIAAHEGLALPELSMGMSGDLEIAIEEGATMVRIGSRLFEGLEK
- a CDS encoding enoyl-CoA hydratase-related protein encodes the protein MSDSHLCTIAQHGVAWLTMNRPEKRNALTRTLLAELLVDVRKLAANSDVRVIVLNSTGPVFCAGMDLAEMQEVAQSPDAEDFWQQDAQLFCDLLTALFTAPKPVIAMLQGPVLAGGVGLVLACDLVLAADTAFFSLPEPRRGIVASIVTPLLAYRATAGGASSLLLSGERIAATRARECGLCHDVVSAEELSGRLEELIAALLTNSPQALAETKRQLMVTAGANVVQQLEAAVDASAAARKTTDAREGLAAFLEKRSPHWQPED
- a CDS encoding SLC5 family protein encodes the protein MGEVFTPLDLVIFFVALIVVMGVGLYAGRKEETSGDYYLAGRSVRWWGVAGSIFGSNVSANHMVGMMGVGFTIGFAQSHFELGAIAGLMLLCYGFLPVYRKLNLYTLSEYLEKRYDARSRISYAVIMVLIMVVVQMGPGLYIGARSICLVLGGDAVHEVEAEGADEGLTSIQVNTNYYYGFVIALSVVAAAYTIQGGLKAVIMTDVLQSVLLLAAGLVVAWLTFHRLGGWGAMMSLDAAQDGAQKMHLYLPSNHAQLPWTGVLTGLMAMHFFYWGTNQFIVQRALGAQSDAEARLGIVTAGFLKLLIPFFSICGGVAAFYLFRRELPEEKIDSDAVFTRLVLLIIPAGYGIVGLISAGVIGAILSSVDSMMNSAATIVAVDLYQRYINPQATDRQMIWIGRVAIVVFVIIAALVAIFILDPNSTDNFFLQIANYQNYFTPGLLIAFAMGMFWRRGTATAGFATIVAGVVFSWGVEAGYNHYVGGGLSREAYELVLNPDQLENMTEEKVFPEELKGMTHEQRTEFLATQESQMSTTVRYFGPQLNFFHRVVFVLGLSAIVYVLVSFVTHRDPEKERYTWTDLGGHAPEDLRHIFLAILASILVFALLGTLLYHDILTPLLSASMAFLWTLVLFARAAGTSIAKRLASGNKDAGRSAIVLWITEDRLWAGLLCGWAVFMMYYFK
- a CDS encoding GGDEF domain-containing protein, with product MNASISSELGNISSSFWIMVLLAVAIAAGTGFAAGIFYARWSDKRSFSKARAGVAQLFQTVISTIDTAQEVCRLLEKCPGTFLKPNQTEQLVQKRNGLLEAISGLVRRHDPSYDATPSPVVAPSPEPTPFNVEWTIEPTDPATGLPGRQAFDENLALLMNAGQESERTSGLLLIKIDKFENLRSRLGVGDSDKLVKKMMAVVCRSVRDEDLVCRYSADMLAILMPDTDPETGRSVAGAARDSIRAYHFRVEEHGPEIFVTASFGYTACRPLDNPDLAVNRGADALSKSQQRGRNQLHAHDGQSIKHCLAG